The Actinomycetes bacterium genomic interval ATGATTCGCCCAGCGCTACTGATGTGTTGACTGCTGGCTTTCCCGAGCATCGGGTCTTGGTTCTGCCTCTGCTACTGACCGCCGGAATGCATTGGCGGCGAGACATTCCGCCGTTGGTGGCCGGCCCCGGCCAACGCATTCATCTCCTGGCGCCGCCACCGCTGCCTCAGTTCGTCGACGCCATCGCCGAACCAGCGGATAACTCCGATAAGGGCACGGTTGTAGTGGCAATGGCTGGCAGCCGTCGGCCAGAGTTCCCACAACGGGCCGCTGAGCTAGGTTCGGCCGTCGCGCAACGACTGCCCAACCGCCACGTAACGGTGGCACTCAACCCAGGCCAGGTCAGCGAACAGGCTGATGCCGACTCGCTGGTGGTCCGCTGGTGATCGGCGAGGGAGTGCTAGCTGATCGGATCGCGGCAGCAGCCGAAGCCGCTAAAGCCGAGCTCGCGCCCCCCGTAGGCGCCGGCCCGGCCTTCGCCTCGGCCTTGGCGGATCACCTGACCCGACACCCGTTTTCGTAACTGAACTGTGGATCTCGGCAACTAAATGTCGGCAAGCGAGTAATGGGGACGCCTCCACTTCACAGAAAATTCGGGCAGTTGCGCCGCTGCTGTCCTCTGATCGGGTGAATCACGCCTAGAAATTCCGGCTGTTCGCTCAA includes:
- a CDS encoding CbiX/SirB N-terminal domain-containing protein — its product is MTATVLTSPRGEPTEGGHRPLHDSAVLLIGHGSPDPRHRQGVQKIGQLLDQTVAARVAVGFLEHDSPSATDVLTAGFPEHRVLVLPLLLTAGMHWRRDIPPLVAGPGQRIHLLAPPPLPQFVDAIAEPADNSDKGTVVVAMAGSRRPEFPQRAAELGSAVAQRLPNRHVTVALNPGQVSEQADADSLVVRW